The DNA region TGATGCCTTTAGTGGAAGTTATTCCTTCCTTATTGACAGAAAAAACATTAGCAGAAAAACTCTACAACCTCATGAAAGAATGGGGGAAAATGCCTGTTATTGCCAAAGATATTCCAGGATTTATTGTCAACAGAATTGCCAGACCTTATTATGGAGAAGCCCTAAGAATTGTTGAAGAAAATATTGCTACCCCAGAACAGGTAGATGATGCTATGAAAACGTTAGGGAACTTCAAAATGGGTCCTTTCGAATTGATGGATCTTATCGGAGTGGATGTGAACTTTGCTGTAACAACAACAGTTTACAAAGACTATTTCTATGACCCGAAATACAAGCCATCTCTACTGCAGCAAAGAATGTCTGAAGCAAAACTTCACGGCAGAAAAACAGGAAAAGGTTTCTACGATTACAGCGAAGGAGTAGAAAAACCTGTTGCTCAGAAAGACGATGCTTTATATCAGCAAATCTTTTTAAGAATCATTTCAATGTTGATCAACGAAGCTGTTGAGGCTAAAAGATTAGGCGTTGCCAATGATGAAGATATTGAGCTGGCAATGCAGAAAGGCGTAAACTATCCAAAAGGATTATTAGGCTGGGGTCAAGAAATCGGGTATGCAAAAATCTCTGAAACCCTTCAGAACCTTTACGGAGAATATCAGGAAGAAAGATACAGACAAAGTCCTTTGCTTCGTAAAATGAATTAAATAATTTGAAAATATATCAGTTTGAAAATTGATTATAATGGGTTTTCATTTTCAAATTCTCAAATTTATTTAATTTTCAAATTAATATTATGAATATAGAAGAATTCAGAGCGGAGCTGGAGATAAGGCTTTTAATTGAAAAACAATATTTAACTCAGGAAGCTTTCTCTGTGAATGCTGAGGAAAGACTTGAGCTTTTAGGAAAGTTTAATGAAAAATATAAAGAGCTGATCAAAAGATTAGCCATTGAAAATGGAATTGATTTAGGCGAATCCTATCCCTCTGAAAATTCATCAGACTCAGAAAGTCTCTCATACGGACAAATCATTCTGGGAAAAACCATGAATGTTTACGACAGATTATCTGATGAACTGTATGAAGAAATAACAAACATATAATTAATAGAAAT from Chryseobacterium culicis includes:
- a CDS encoding 3-hydroxyacyl-CoA dehydrogenase NAD-binding domain-containing protein, with amino-acid sequence MKNIGIIGAGTMGIGIAQVAATNGCKVWVYDANPKQVETATVGLEKTLTKLVDKQKISSEKMGEILSNISIATELKDFKDCELIIEAIIENKDIKTKVFTELENYVSESCILSSNTSSISITSLGAELKKPERFIGIHFFNPAPLMPLVEVIPSLLTEKTLAEKLYNLMKEWGKMPVIAKDIPGFIVNRIARPYYGEALRIVEENIATPEQVDDAMKTLGNFKMGPFELMDLIGVDVNFAVTTTVYKDYFYDPKYKPSLLQQRMSEAKLHGRKTGKGFYDYSEGVEKPVAQKDDALYQQIFLRIISMLINEAVEAKRLGVANDEDIELAMQKGVNYPKGLLGWGQEIGYAKISETLQNLYGEYQEERYRQSPLLRKMN